A part of Drosophila ananassae strain 14024-0371.13 chromosome 2R, ASM1763931v2, whole genome shotgun sequence genomic DNA contains:
- the LOC6507280 gene encoding ribose-phosphate pyrophosphokinase 2 isoform X3 codes for MPVRSANPIRARSLIRDNLEKQAGCLNLIHSRMPNIKVFSGTSHPDLAQRIVDRLGIDLGKVVTKKFSNLETCVEIGESVRGEDVYIVQSGSGEINDNLMELLIMINACKIASASRVTAVIPCFPYARQDKKDKANAQSRAPISAKLVANMLSVAGADHIITMDLHASQIQGFFDIPVDNLYAEPAVLKWIKENIPEWKNSIIVSPDAGGAKRVTSIADRLNVEFALIHKERKKANEVASMVLVGDVKDKIAILVDDMADTCGTIVHAADRLVEAGATKVYAILTHGIFSGPAISRINNACFEAVVVTNTIPQDGHMRDCPKIQCIDVSMMFAEAVRRTHNGESVSYLFSNVPY; via the exons ATGCCAGTTCGCTCTGCTAATCCGATTCGCGCTAGAAGTTTGATCCGAGACAATTTGGAGAAACAGGCTGgttgtctaaatttaatccACTCCAGAATGCCGAACATCAAAGTGTTTTCGGGCACCTCGCATCCCGATCTGGCCCAGCGGATCGTCGATCGCCTGGGCATCGATCTCGGCAAGGTGGTGACCAAGAAATTCAGCAACCTGGAAACCTG TGTGGAAATTGGGGAATCGGTGCGCGGCGAGGATGTGTACATCGTGCAGTCCGGCTCCGGCGAGATCAACGATAACTTGATGGAGCTGCTGATCATGATCAATGCGTGCAAAATCGCCTCAGCCTCTCGTGTTACAGCTGTGATTCCTTGCTTTCCATATGCCCGCCAAGACAAAAAAGACAAG GCCAATGCACAGAGTCGTGCGCCCATCTCGGCCAAATTGGTCGCCAACATGCTGTCCGTGGCAGGAGCCGATCACATCATAACCATGGATCTGCACGCCTCACAGATTCAG GGCTTCTTTGATATACCAGTTGATAATCTCTATGCCGAGCCGGCGGTACTCAAATGGATCAAGGAGAACATTCCCGAGTGGAAGAACTCGATAATAGTGTCGCCCGATGCTGGTGGTGCCAAGCG TGTCACGTCGATTGCGGATCGCCTGAATGTGGAGTTCGCCCTGATACACAAGGAGCGCAAGAAGGCCAATGAGGTGGCCTCCATGGTGCTGGTGGGTGATGTCAAGGACAAGATTGCTATCCTTGTAGATGATATGGCCGATACATGCGGCACCATTGTCCATGCTGCCGATCGTCTGGTGGAAGCTGGAGCCACCAAG gTCTATGCCATTCTGACGCATGGCATTTTCTCGGGTCCGGCGATTTCGCGGATCAACAATGCCTGTTTCGAGGCGGTGGTTGTTACCAACACCATACCCCAggatggacatatgcgggatTGCCCCAAGATCCAG TGCATTGATGTCTCGATGATGTTCGCCGAGGCCGTTAGACGGACACACAACGGCGAGAGTGTCTCGTATCTCTTCTCAAATGTTCCATACTAA
- the LOC6507280 gene encoding ribose-phosphate pyrophosphokinase 2 isoform X2, translated as MPDKKCAESEQNDCVMPVRSANPIRARSLIRDNLEKQAGCLNLIHSRMPNIKVFSGTSHPDLAQRIVDRLGIDLGKVVTKKFSNLETCVEIGESVRGEDVYIVQSGSGEINDNLMELLIMINACKIASASRVTAVIPCFPYARQDKKDKLPGSEDNEESKKLAKKNYDWKFRSRAPISAKLVANMLSVAGADHIITMDLHASQIQGFFDIPVDNLYAEPAVLKWIKENIPEWKNSIIVSPDAGGAKRVTSIADRLNVEFALIHKERKKANEVASMVLVGDVKDKIAILVDDMADTCGTIVHAADRLVEAGATKVYAILTHGIFSGPAISRINNACFEAVVVTNTIPQDGHMRDCPKIQCIDVSMMFAEAVRRTHNGESVSYLFSNVPY; from the exons ATGCCCGATAAGAAATGCGCTGAATCAGAACAGAATG ATTGTGTGATGCCAGTTCGCTCTGCTAATCCGATTCGCGCTAGAAGTTTGATCCGAGACAATTTGGAGAAACAGGCTGgttgtctaaatttaatccACTCCAGAATGCCGAACATCAAAGTGTTTTCGGGCACCTCGCATCCCGATCTGGCCCAGCGGATCGTCGATCGCCTGGGCATCGATCTCGGCAAGGTGGTGACCAAGAAATTCAGCAACCTGGAAACCTG TGTGGAAATTGGGGAATCGGTGCGCGGCGAGGATGTGTACATCGTGCAGTCCGGCTCCGGCGAGATCAACGATAACTTGATGGAGCTGCTGATCATGATCAATGCGTGCAAAATCGCCTCAGCCTCTCGTGTTACAGCTGTGATTCCTTGCTTTCCATATGCCCGCCAAGACAAAAAAGACAAG TTGCCGGGCAGTGAGGATAATGAGGAAAGCAAGAAACTAGCCAAGAAAAACTACGATTGGAAATTTAGG AGTCGTGCGCCCATCTCGGCCAAATTGGTCGCCAACATGCTGTCCGTGGCAGGAGCCGATCACATCATAACCATGGATCTGCACGCCTCACAGATTCAG GGCTTCTTTGATATACCAGTTGATAATCTCTATGCCGAGCCGGCGGTACTCAAATGGATCAAGGAGAACATTCCCGAGTGGAAGAACTCGATAATAGTGTCGCCCGATGCTGGTGGTGCCAAGCG TGTCACGTCGATTGCGGATCGCCTGAATGTGGAGTTCGCCCTGATACACAAGGAGCGCAAGAAGGCCAATGAGGTGGCCTCCATGGTGCTGGTGGGTGATGTCAAGGACAAGATTGCTATCCTTGTAGATGATATGGCCGATACATGCGGCACCATTGTCCATGCTGCCGATCGTCTGGTGGAAGCTGGAGCCACCAAG gTCTATGCCATTCTGACGCATGGCATTTTCTCGGGTCCGGCGATTTCGCGGATCAACAATGCCTGTTTCGAGGCGGTGGTTGTTACCAACACCATACCCCAggatggacatatgcgggatTGCCCCAAGATCCAG TGCATTGATGTCTCGATGATGTTCGCCGAGGCCGTTAGACGGACACACAACGGCGAGAGTGTCTCGTATCTCTTCTCAAATGTTCCATACTAA
- the LOC6507780 gene encoding uncharacterized protein LOC6507780, whose translation MSQQTHIRELSSEEKLCLDQWMSDQSITLDLRTRRYFSDVLPVAKIVKKSHGRLVDLHNYTPKSSLILKLQNWEIFNSKVLKKLGVNMTRSALEQLAAATPGAIETLLYELMLVTKSSSPRPSPVTNASPTRSIRNTPKKMEKEHSREIKKPVKFRNRPLDRSLTHVVERTSDLPPDVVTMNVNILVDGKVQTVPRKLVFYESYSAALRESGEKDNYINSINQKAQYLESIITVKEERIAELMEQLGKLSDQYKYPYPY comes from the exons ATGTCCCAACAAACCCATATTCGTGAGCTGAGCTCAGAGGAGAAACTGTGCCTGGACCAGTGGATGAGTGACCAGTCCATCACCCTGGATCTCCGTACGCGTCGCTACTTCTCCGATGTCCTGCCCGTCGCCAAGATTGTGAAGAAGTCGCACGGCCGTCTGGTGGATCTGCACAACTATACGCCCAAGAGCAGCCTGATCCTGAAGCTCCAGAACTGGGAGATCTTTAACAGCAAGGTGCTGAAAAAGCTGGGCGTGAATATGACGCGATCGGCCTTGGAGCAGCTGGCCGCCGCCACCCCTGGTGCCATCGAGACTCTCCTCTACGAGCTGATGTTGGTGACGAAGTCATCGAGTCCTCGTCCCAGCCCCGTGACGAATGCCTCACCCACTCGATCCATTCGCAATACCCccaagaaaatggaaaaagagCACAGCCGCGAGATCAAAAAGCCGGTTAAGTTCCGGAATCGCCCCCTCGACCGATCCCTCACCCATGTGGTCGAGCGCACCAGCGATTTACCTCCGGATGTGGTCACCATGAACGTCAACATCCTTGTGGACGGAAAGGTGCAGACTGTGCCACGGAAACTGGTATTCTACGAGAGCTATTCCGCAGCTCTGCGCGAGTCTGGGGAGAAGGACAACTACATCAACTCGATCAACCAGAAGGCTCAGTATCTGGAGAGCATAATCACGGTCAAGGAGGAACGCATCGCGGAACTGATGGAGCAGCTGGGAAAACTCTCG GATCAATACAAGTACCCCTACCCATATTAA
- the LOC6507280 gene encoding ribose-phosphate pyrophosphokinase 2 isoform X7, with the protein MLSVAGADHIITMDLHASQIQGFFDIPVDNLYAEPAVLKWIKENIPEWKNSIIVSPDAGGAKRVTSIADRLNVEFALIHKERKKANEVASMVLVGDVKDKIAILVDDMADTCGTIVHAADRLVEAGATKVYAILTHGIFSGPAISRINNACFEAVVVTNTIPQDGHMRDCPKIQCIDVSMMFAEAVRRTHNGESVSYLFSNVPY; encoded by the exons ATGCTGTCCGTGGCAGGAGCCGATCACATCATAACCATGGATCTGCACGCCTCACAGATTCAG GGCTTCTTTGATATACCAGTTGATAATCTCTATGCCGAGCCGGCGGTACTCAAATGGATCAAGGAGAACATTCCCGAGTGGAAGAACTCGATAATAGTGTCGCCCGATGCTGGTGGTGCCAAGCG TGTCACGTCGATTGCGGATCGCCTGAATGTGGAGTTCGCCCTGATACACAAGGAGCGCAAGAAGGCCAATGAGGTGGCCTCCATGGTGCTGGTGGGTGATGTCAAGGACAAGATTGCTATCCTTGTAGATGATATGGCCGATACATGCGGCACCATTGTCCATGCTGCCGATCGTCTGGTGGAAGCTGGAGCCACCAAG gTCTATGCCATTCTGACGCATGGCATTTTCTCGGGTCCGGCGATTTCGCGGATCAACAATGCCTGTTTCGAGGCGGTGGTTGTTACCAACACCATACCCCAggatggacatatgcgggatTGCCCCAAGATCCAG TGCATTGATGTCTCGATGATGTTCGCCGAGGCCGTTAGACGGACACACAACGGCGAGAGTGTCTCGTATCTCTTCTCAAATGTTCCATACTAA
- the LOC6507280 gene encoding ribose-phosphate pyrophosphokinase 2 isoform X5, with the protein MPVRSANPIRARSLIRDNLEKQAGCLNLIHSRMPNIKVFSGTSHPDLAQRIVDRLGIDLGKVVTKKFSNLETCVEIGESVRGEDVYIVQSGSGEINDNLMELLIMINACKIASASRVTAVIPCFPYARQDKKDKLPGSEDNEESKKLAKKNYDWKFRANAQSRAPISAKLVANMLSVAGADHIITMDLHASQIQGFFDIPVDNLYAEPAVLKWIKENIPEWKNSIIVSPDAGGAKRVTSIADRLNVEFALIHKERKKANEVASMVLVGDVKDKIAILVDDMADTCGTIVHAADRLVEAGATKVYAILTHGIFSGPAISRINNACFEAVVVTNTIPQDGHMRDCPKIQCIDVSMMFAEAVRRTHNGESVSYLFSNVPY; encoded by the exons ATGCCAGTTCGCTCTGCTAATCCGATTCGCGCTAGAAGTTTGATCCGAGACAATTTGGAGAAACAGGCTGgttgtctaaatttaatccACTCCAGAATGCCGAACATCAAAGTGTTTTCGGGCACCTCGCATCCCGATCTGGCCCAGCGGATCGTCGATCGCCTGGGCATCGATCTCGGCAAGGTGGTGACCAAGAAATTCAGCAACCTGGAAACCTG TGTGGAAATTGGGGAATCGGTGCGCGGCGAGGATGTGTACATCGTGCAGTCCGGCTCCGGCGAGATCAACGATAACTTGATGGAGCTGCTGATCATGATCAATGCGTGCAAAATCGCCTCAGCCTCTCGTGTTACAGCTGTGATTCCTTGCTTTCCATATGCCCGCCAAGACAAAAAAGACAAG TTGCCGGGCAGTGAGGATAATGAGGAAAGCAAGAAACTAGCCAAGAAAAACTACGATTGGAAATTTAGG GCCAATGCACAGAGTCGTGCGCCCATCTCGGCCAAATTGGTCGCCAACATGCTGTCCGTGGCAGGAGCCGATCACATCATAACCATGGATCTGCACGCCTCACAGATTCAG GGCTTCTTTGATATACCAGTTGATAATCTCTATGCCGAGCCGGCGGTACTCAAATGGATCAAGGAGAACATTCCCGAGTGGAAGAACTCGATAATAGTGTCGCCCGATGCTGGTGGTGCCAAGCG TGTCACGTCGATTGCGGATCGCCTGAATGTGGAGTTCGCCCTGATACACAAGGAGCGCAAGAAGGCCAATGAGGTGGCCTCCATGGTGCTGGTGGGTGATGTCAAGGACAAGATTGCTATCCTTGTAGATGATATGGCCGATACATGCGGCACCATTGTCCATGCTGCCGATCGTCTGGTGGAAGCTGGAGCCACCAAG gTCTATGCCATTCTGACGCATGGCATTTTCTCGGGTCCGGCGATTTCGCGGATCAACAATGCCTGTTTCGAGGCGGTGGTTGTTACCAACACCATACCCCAggatggacatatgcgggatTGCCCCAAGATCCAG TGCATTGATGTCTCGATGATGTTCGCCGAGGCCGTTAGACGGACACACAACGGCGAGAGTGTCTCGTATCTCTTCTCAAATGTTCCATACTAA
- the LOC6507779 gene encoding tubulin alpha-4 chain, whose translation MREVISIQIGQCGIQIGNACWELYLLEHGINLDGSLKSKEELKASGSSASDGHGTSANDARTFFTETGNGKQVPRSIFVDLEPSVIDDVRNGPMKDLYHPEQLISGKEDAANNYARGRYSIGKEVIDKVTSRLQKIAEQCDSLQGFLIFHSLGGGTGSGFTSLLVERLSTDYSKKCKLDFAVYPSPKVSTAVVEPFNALLTTHSTIDHSDCVFMVDNEAIYDICNNSLNVDRPAYRNLNRLIAQIVSSTTASLRFSGSMNVDLNEFQTNLVPFPRIHFPLVAYAPLMSAERAAHEQHAITTLTNACFESSNMMVKCDPRNGKFMACCMLYRGDVVPKDVNAAVSAIKSKRHIQFVDWCPTGFKIGINYEKPAFVPDGDLARTSRACCMLSNTTAISVAFSNLSYKFDLMFKKRAFVHWYVGEGMEEGEFTEARENIAVLERDFEEVGMDNVDGADDDELDEF comes from the exons ATG CGCGAAGTCATCTCCATCCAGATCGGCCAGTGCGGCATCCAGATCGGCAACGCCTGCTGGGAGTTGTATCTCCTGGAGCACGGCATCAACCTGGACGGCAGCCTGAAGAGCAAGGAGGAGCTGAAGGCCAGTGGGAGCAGTGCCAGTGACGGCCATGGGACGTCGGCGAACGATGCCCGAACCTTCTTTACGGAAACGGGAAATGGCAAACAGGTCCCCCGCTCCATTTTCGTGGATCTGGAACCATCCGTCATCGATGATGTGCGGAATGGGCCCATGAAGGATCTGTACCATCCGGAGCAACTGATTTCCGGCAAGGAAGATGCGGCCAACAACTATGCCCGAGGTCGGTACTCCATCGGCAAGGAGGTGATCGATAAGGTCACGTCGCGTCTGCAGAAGATCGCCGAGCAGTGCGACAGCCTGCAGGGATTCCTCATTTTCCACTCCCTGGGGGGTGGAACTGGGTCGGGATTCACGTCGCTCCTGGTGGAGCGTCTCTCCACCGACTATAGTAAGAAATGCAAGCTGGACTTTGCAGTTTATCCCTCGCCGAAGGTGTCCACGGCGGTGGTGGAGCCCTTCAACGCCCTGCTCACCACCCACTCCACCATCGATCACTCGGACTGTGTGTTCATGGTGGACAACGAGGCCATATACGACATATGCAACAATAGCCTGAACGTGGACAGGCCCGCCTATCGCAACCTGAACCGTCTCATTGCCCAGATAGTGAGCTCGACGACTGCCTCGCTCCGATTCAGCGGCTCCATGAACGTGGATCTCAATGAGTTCCAGACGAATCTGGTACCATTCCCGAGGATCCACTTCCCGCTGGTGGCCTACGCCCCCCTGATGTCCGCCGAGAGGGCGGCTCACGAGCAGCACGCCATCACCACGCTTACAAACGCCTGTTTCGAATCCTCCAACATGATGGTCAAGTGCGATCCGAGGAACGGTAAATTCATGGCCTGTTGTATGCTTTATCGGGGCGATGTGGTGCCCAAGGACGTCAACGCAGCTGTCTCGGCCATCAAGTCAAAGCGGCACATCCAGTTCGTGGACTGGTGCCCCACGGGCTTCAAGATCGGCATCAACTACGAGAAGCCTGCCTTTGTGCCGGACGGTGACTTGGCCAGAACGTCGCGGGCCTGCTGCATGCTGTCCAATACAACGGCTATATCGGTGGCCTTCTCCAACCTGTCCTACAAGTTCGATCTGATGTTCAAGAAGCGGGCCTTCGTCCACTGGTACGTCGGCGAGGGCATGGAGGAGGGCGAGTTCACCGAGGCGCGCGAGAATATTGCGGTTCTGGAGCGGGACTTCGAGGAGGTGGGAATGGACAACGTCGACGGAGCTGACGACGATGAGCTCGACGAGTTCTAG
- the LOC6507778 gene encoding UPF0046 protein C25E10.12 codes for MEVPVHPLSQDPTAAWRDISKTQRVIKVTMKPPTTTVAPNKARVVCMSDTHSLTPYIKFDIPDGDIFIHAGDFTKCGQLEEVEEFNTWIGALPHRHKIVIAGNHELSFDRTFTHPFQKSQGKAASSKHTGMSILDDLPTLGNAKENLESAVQTQNVRQVLTNCTYLEDELLEIWGVRIYGSPWQPEFCRWAFNVPRGLACLEKWNQVPAGVDILVTHTPPVGHGDLCCSGVRAGCVELLSTVQQRVRPKYHVFGHVHEGYGITSDGRIIFVNASTCDINYLPNNAPIVFDVTLPPGFSKD; via the exons ATGGAAGTACCCGTTCATCCTCTGAGTCAAGATCCTACTGCCGCTTGGCGGGACATCAgtaaaacgcagcgagtgatCAAG GTAACTATGAAACCACCAACCACCACAGTGGCGCCGAACAAAGCTCGTGTTGTCTGCATGTCGGACACCCACTCCCTGACGCCCTACATCAAGTTCGACATCCCGGACGGCGATATTTTCATCCATGCCGGGGACTTTACCAAGTGTGGCCAACTGGAGGAAGTAGAGGAGTTCAACACCTGGATAGGAGCTCTGCCCCATCGGCACAAGATCGTGATTGCCGGCAATCATGAGCTTAGCTTTGATCGAACCTTCACCCATCCTTTCCAGAAGAGTCAGGGCAAGGCTGCGAGCAGCAAGCACACCGGCATGTCCATCCTGGACGATTTGCCCACTCTGGGCAACGCCAAGGAAAATCTGGAGAGTGCTGTGCAAACCCAGAATGTTCGCCAGGTGTTGACTAACTGCACCTATTTGGAGGACGAGCTCCTTGAGATTTGGGGCGTTCGCATCTATGGGTCACCCTGGCAGCCGGAGTTCTGTCGTTGGGCCTTCAATGTCCCACGCGGACTTGCCTGCTTGGAGAAATGGAACCAGGTTCCCGCAGGCGTTGATATTCTGGTAACTCACACGCCACCCGTTGGTCACGGAGATCTCTGCTGTTCCGGGGTGCGAGCCGGATGTGTGGAGCTGCTCAGCACCGTGCAACAACGGGTGCGACCCAAGTACCACGTTTTCGGACACGTTCACGAGGGCTACGGCATCACCAGCGATGGCAGGATCATCTTCGTGAACGCCTCCACGTGCGACATCAATTACCTACCCAACAATGCGCCCATTGTGTTTGATGTGACGCTCCCGCCCGGATTCAGCAAGGATTAG
- the LOC6507280 gene encoding ribose-phosphate pyrophosphokinase 2 isoform X4 → MPVRSANPIRARSLIRDNLEKQAGCLNLIHSRMPNIKVFSGTSHPDLAQRIVDRLGIDLGKVVTKKFSNLETCVEIGESVRGEDVYIVQSGSGEINDNLMELLIMINACKIASASRVTAVIPCFPYARQDKKDKSRAPISAKLVANMLSVAGADHIITMDLHASQIQGFFDIPVDNLYAEPAVLKWIKENIPEWKNSIIVSPDAGGAKRVTSIADRLNVEFALIHKERKKANEVASMVLVGDVKDKIAILVDDMADTCGTIVHAADRLVEAGATKVYAILTHGIFSGPAISRINNACFEAVVVTNTIPQDGHMRDCPKIQCIDVSMMFAEAVRRTHNGESVSYLFSNVPY, encoded by the exons ATGCCAGTTCGCTCTGCTAATCCGATTCGCGCTAGAAGTTTGATCCGAGACAATTTGGAGAAACAGGCTGgttgtctaaatttaatccACTCCAGAATGCCGAACATCAAAGTGTTTTCGGGCACCTCGCATCCCGATCTGGCCCAGCGGATCGTCGATCGCCTGGGCATCGATCTCGGCAAGGTGGTGACCAAGAAATTCAGCAACCTGGAAACCTG TGTGGAAATTGGGGAATCGGTGCGCGGCGAGGATGTGTACATCGTGCAGTCCGGCTCCGGCGAGATCAACGATAACTTGATGGAGCTGCTGATCATGATCAATGCGTGCAAAATCGCCTCAGCCTCTCGTGTTACAGCTGTGATTCCTTGCTTTCCATATGCCCGCCAAGACAAAAAAGACAAG AGTCGTGCGCCCATCTCGGCCAAATTGGTCGCCAACATGCTGTCCGTGGCAGGAGCCGATCACATCATAACCATGGATCTGCACGCCTCACAGATTCAG GGCTTCTTTGATATACCAGTTGATAATCTCTATGCCGAGCCGGCGGTACTCAAATGGATCAAGGAGAACATTCCCGAGTGGAAGAACTCGATAATAGTGTCGCCCGATGCTGGTGGTGCCAAGCG TGTCACGTCGATTGCGGATCGCCTGAATGTGGAGTTCGCCCTGATACACAAGGAGCGCAAGAAGGCCAATGAGGTGGCCTCCATGGTGCTGGTGGGTGATGTCAAGGACAAGATTGCTATCCTTGTAGATGATATGGCCGATACATGCGGCACCATTGTCCATGCTGCCGATCGTCTGGTGGAAGCTGGAGCCACCAAG gTCTATGCCATTCTGACGCATGGCATTTTCTCGGGTCCGGCGATTTCGCGGATCAACAATGCCTGTTTCGAGGCGGTGGTTGTTACCAACACCATACCCCAggatggacatatgcgggatTGCCCCAAGATCCAG TGCATTGATGTCTCGATGATGTTCGCCGAGGCCGTTAGACGGACACACAACGGCGAGAGTGTCTCGTATCTCTTCTCAAATGTTCCATACTAA
- the LOC6507280 gene encoding ribose-phosphate pyrophosphokinase 2 isoform X1, producing MPDKKCAESEQNDCVMPVRSANPIRARSLIRDNLEKQAGCLNLIHSRMPNIKVFSGTSHPDLAQRIVDRLGIDLGKVVTKKFSNLETCVEIGESVRGEDVYIVQSGSGEINDNLMELLIMINACKIASASRVTAVIPCFPYARQDKKDKLPGSEDNEESKKLAKKNYDWKFRANAQSRAPISAKLVANMLSVAGADHIITMDLHASQIQGFFDIPVDNLYAEPAVLKWIKENIPEWKNSIIVSPDAGGAKRVTSIADRLNVEFALIHKERKKANEVASMVLVGDVKDKIAILVDDMADTCGTIVHAADRLVEAGATKVYAILTHGIFSGPAISRINNACFEAVVVTNTIPQDGHMRDCPKIQCIDVSMMFAEAVRRTHNGESVSYLFSNVPY from the exons ATGCCCGATAAGAAATGCGCTGAATCAGAACAGAATG ATTGTGTGATGCCAGTTCGCTCTGCTAATCCGATTCGCGCTAGAAGTTTGATCCGAGACAATTTGGAGAAACAGGCTGgttgtctaaatttaatccACTCCAGAATGCCGAACATCAAAGTGTTTTCGGGCACCTCGCATCCCGATCTGGCCCAGCGGATCGTCGATCGCCTGGGCATCGATCTCGGCAAGGTGGTGACCAAGAAATTCAGCAACCTGGAAACCTG TGTGGAAATTGGGGAATCGGTGCGCGGCGAGGATGTGTACATCGTGCAGTCCGGCTCCGGCGAGATCAACGATAACTTGATGGAGCTGCTGATCATGATCAATGCGTGCAAAATCGCCTCAGCCTCTCGTGTTACAGCTGTGATTCCTTGCTTTCCATATGCCCGCCAAGACAAAAAAGACAAG TTGCCGGGCAGTGAGGATAATGAGGAAAGCAAGAAACTAGCCAAGAAAAACTACGATTGGAAATTTAGG GCCAATGCACAGAGTCGTGCGCCCATCTCGGCCAAATTGGTCGCCAACATGCTGTCCGTGGCAGGAGCCGATCACATCATAACCATGGATCTGCACGCCTCACAGATTCAG GGCTTCTTTGATATACCAGTTGATAATCTCTATGCCGAGCCGGCGGTACTCAAATGGATCAAGGAGAACATTCCCGAGTGGAAGAACTCGATAATAGTGTCGCCCGATGCTGGTGGTGCCAAGCG TGTCACGTCGATTGCGGATCGCCTGAATGTGGAGTTCGCCCTGATACACAAGGAGCGCAAGAAGGCCAATGAGGTGGCCTCCATGGTGCTGGTGGGTGATGTCAAGGACAAGATTGCTATCCTTGTAGATGATATGGCCGATACATGCGGCACCATTGTCCATGCTGCCGATCGTCTGGTGGAAGCTGGAGCCACCAAG gTCTATGCCATTCTGACGCATGGCATTTTCTCGGGTCCGGCGATTTCGCGGATCAACAATGCCTGTTTCGAGGCGGTGGTTGTTACCAACACCATACCCCAggatggacatatgcgggatTGCCCCAAGATCCAG TGCATTGATGTCTCGATGATGTTCGCCGAGGCCGTTAGACGGACACACAACGGCGAGAGTGTCTCGTATCTCTTCTCAAATGTTCCATACTAA
- the LOC6507280 gene encoding ribose-phosphate pyrophosphokinase 2 isoform X6, with product MPDKKCAESEQNDCVMPVRSANPIRARSLIRDNLEKQAGCLNLIHSRMPNIKVFSGTSHPDLAQRIVDRLGIDLGKVVTKKFSNLETCVEIGESVRGEDVYIVQSGSGEINDNLMELLIMINACKIASASRVTAVIPCFPYARQDKKDKEFSAKQYTSRAPISAKLVANMLSVAGADHIITMDLHASQIQGFFDIPVDNLYAEPAVLKWIKENIPEWKNSIIVSPDAGGAKRVTSIADRLNVEFALIHKERKKANEVASMVLVGDVKDKIAILVDDMADTCGTIVHAADRLVEAGATKVYAILTHGIFSGPAISRINNACFEAVVVTNTIPQDGHMRDCPKIQCIDVSMMFAEAVRRTHNGESVSYLFSNVPY from the exons ATGCCCGATAAGAAATGCGCTGAATCAGAACAGAATG ATTGTGTGATGCCAGTTCGCTCTGCTAATCCGATTCGCGCTAGAAGTTTGATCCGAGACAATTTGGAGAAACAGGCTGgttgtctaaatttaatccACTCCAGAATGCCGAACATCAAAGTGTTTTCGGGCACCTCGCATCCCGATCTGGCCCAGCGGATCGTCGATCGCCTGGGCATCGATCTCGGCAAGGTGGTGACCAAGAAATTCAGCAACCTGGAAACCTG TGTGGAAATTGGGGAATCGGTGCGCGGCGAGGATGTGTACATCGTGCAGTCCGGCTCCGGCGAGATCAACGATAACTTGATGGAGCTGCTGATCATGATCAATGCGTGCAAAATCGCCTCAGCCTCTCGTGTTACAGCTGTGATTCCTTGCTTTCCATATGCCCGCCAAGACAAAAAAGACAAG GAGTTTTCAGCCAAACAATATACT AGTCGTGCGCCCATCTCGGCCAAATTGGTCGCCAACATGCTGTCCGTGGCAGGAGCCGATCACATCATAACCATGGATCTGCACGCCTCACAGATTCAG GGCTTCTTTGATATACCAGTTGATAATCTCTATGCCGAGCCGGCGGTACTCAAATGGATCAAGGAGAACATTCCCGAGTGGAAGAACTCGATAATAGTGTCGCCCGATGCTGGTGGTGCCAAGCG TGTCACGTCGATTGCGGATCGCCTGAATGTGGAGTTCGCCCTGATACACAAGGAGCGCAAGAAGGCCAATGAGGTGGCCTCCATGGTGCTGGTGGGTGATGTCAAGGACAAGATTGCTATCCTTGTAGATGATATGGCCGATACATGCGGCACCATTGTCCATGCTGCCGATCGTCTGGTGGAAGCTGGAGCCACCAAG gTCTATGCCATTCTGACGCATGGCATTTTCTCGGGTCCGGCGATTTCGCGGATCAACAATGCCTGTTTCGAGGCGGTGGTTGTTACCAACACCATACCCCAggatggacatatgcgggatTGCCCCAAGATCCAG TGCATTGATGTCTCGATGATGTTCGCCGAGGCCGTTAGACGGACACACAACGGCGAGAGTGTCTCGTATCTCTTCTCAAATGTTCCATACTAA